The Pecten maximus chromosome 14, xPecMax1.1, whole genome shotgun sequence genome includes a region encoding these proteins:
- the LOC117341790 gene encoding RNA-binding protein 25-like, translating to MSPPKSTTKREQGGRQGNKTDSERKTGQIVNENRTDSEREQDRQGNENRSDRERETGQIVTENRTDRERGQDRQGTRTGQIGNENRTDSDREQDRQGTRTGQTGNEDRTDRERGQIVNEDRSDREREQDRQTNENRTDREREQDRQTNENRTDREREQDRQTNDNRTDREREQDRQTNENRTDREREQVRQGTRTGQTGNENRTDREREQVRQGTRTGQTGNENRSDREREQDR from the exons ATGTCGCCTCCGAAGAGCACTACTAAAAGGGAACAAGGAGGACGACAAGGGAACAA GACAGACAGTGAACGAAAAACAGGACAGATAGTGAACGAGAACAGGACAGATAGTGAACGAGAACAGGACAGACAGGGGAACGAGAACAGGTCAGACAGGGAACGAGAAACAGGACAGATAGTGACCGAGAACAGGACAGACAGGGAACgaggacaggacagacagggaACGAGGACAGGACAGATAGGGAACGAGAACAGGACAGATAGTGACCGAGAACAGGACAGACAGGGAACGAGAACAGGACAGACAGGGAACGAGGACAGGACAGATAGGGAACGAGGACAG ATAGTGAACGAGGACAGGTCAGACAGGGAACGAGAACAGGATAGACAGACAAACGAGAACAGGACAGATAGGGAACGAGAACAGGATAGACAGACAAACGAGAACAGGACAGATAGGGAACGAGAACAGGATAGACAGACAAACGATAACAGGACAGATAGGGAACGAGAACAGGATAGACAGACAAACGAGAACAGGACAGATAGGGAACGAGAACAGGTCAGACAGGGAACGAGAACAGGGCAGACAGGGAACGAGAACAGGACAGATAGGGAACGAGAACAGGTCAGACAGGGAACGAGAACAGGGCAGACAGGGAACGAGAACAGATCAGATAGGGAACGAGAACAGGACAGATAG